TAGAAATGTAGTTTTGGAAGTTTGCCTGAAATCATTAGCTGTTGTGTGAGGCAGGGGCAGTGAGGCAGAGAAATCAGTGCCTCTGGTGATGTCGCCTTTTTCTGCTGCTAGAccctgttattattatttacttgaAGAAAAAATGAGAGAGACATACTTCCTACAAAGCTCGATTTCAGAAGCACATCAAAGAATCTCAATTGGGCAAGGGCAATTCCAGAGTACTAATATAAGTACGTATCAAGTCAAAACTCAATTTTGATAGTCATTCATTGACTCAAATTCATCCCACCACTAAACCAGAGACTCCATGAATGACCTCACGCTCTCCACATCTTCATCCCTTTCAGCAAACTTCTGCGGTTTAAAAAGTTTCCACAGTCCAGCGGGATGCTTCGTCTTAACTTGAACACCACACCCAGAAAACCTTCCATAGATCTTTTCACACTCCGGGTATGGCTTCACATAAAGATTATAGAACCTAAGCCTAGAAGGCATAACCAAATCCTTCAACCCAAACTCAAACCCAATGGCACCTTTCCCCCTCAAACACTCTACCACACTGTACCTAGCCACAATCTGCTTCTCAAAATTCACACCCAAGTATTTAGGCACCTCAGCCAAACACTCTACACTACACTTCATCCTCTGCACCAGAAACTCAACCTTCCTTTCAACATCCCCAACCTCGTAACAAATCACCCTAGGCTCCTTCCAAATAACCTTCAGAGCATCCCTTCGAGTCAAACCATACCCACACAAACAATCCACTCTTAATTTCACCTCAAAACACGCTCTCATCAGACCCGAACCTATAACCCTCTCTTTGATACTTTCCCTGCATTTCAAACTCTCTATCAGTCTCAAACACCGCGTAAGCTCTCCAATTTCCATCCCCAGAATCCTCGGGTCCCGCGAGATCTCGCTCCTCATCTCACGATTGGAAAACCCTAGCTCCTTGATTTCCCGAAACAACGGCATCAGTCTCTGCTCAACACCGAGCGCCAAAACCCTAGGAAACGAACGGACAACGAGATCAATCTCGTCCCGGGGAATTCCGAACCCCGAGAGAAAATCTATCACGCTCGCGATTTCGTTCTCGCCAGTGACAACCACGTCGGGGAACCCTTCCAGAATGCTGGCCACGGTGGCGTCGGAAAATGCGAAATCGGTTTTGAGCGCGTTGAGCTTGGGTGAGAGTTGGAGCGGGTCGAGATGTAACTTTGTGGAAGAGAGGAGAAGGTTGAGGAGGGTGGAAGGGGAGAGTGTGGGGAAGCGCGTTTGGAGATGGGGGAGACGGGATTGGAGAGTGTGGTAGAAGGAATGGTGGAGGAGGGAGGGGTTGGTAGTGAGGAGGGAAACGATGTCGTTTTGGGGGATGCGGAGGGAGAAGAGGGTGGTGAGGGAATGGTGGAGTTGAGGGAGAGGGGCTTGGAGAAGGGAAGGGTTGCGGGAGAGGAAGGAGGGGATGAGGGAAGAGGGGAAACCGTACTTCTGGAATAGGTTCGCCACCGCGATTTTTTTTCTGTACTGAGAGAAAGCGGAAGTGCTTCCGAGGAAACGCGCGTTTGCATATTTCGCGCCCAACGTCATTCTTTGTGCTGCCAAAAGCTCTGTCTGTGGCCTCCACCGTGATTTGTCTTCGTTGTGGTTGTGGTCTTAAGCCGGTGATCCCTAAAATTAATAGTATGTATAGGTATATTCGATTAAACCAACTGATAATTTTGGAAGttaataaattcattaaaagtGCCTCTATAAGTTAAGTAATAAACTAGTttgtaaatacaaaataaaataagtgtataaattttatcatatgaATAAAAGTTAGTCTAAAAGAATATAtgtaattgtaattttaaattataaaatttagtattaGGTTGGTAAAGAATTTTTACGAAAAAAATCACGTGTTTTAAATTTGATAAGTTCATATACAAAAGTTGtatagaaaatatattcttaatgTTGTATGAAGCATTTATGCTTAAATgcagacaaaaaaaattcaacatctTACAATGgttctaaaaaatatttgaaattgttattttcatctTGAAGTTTATATAAAGAATAtcttgtgaaaaaaaaatattgaaatgtcTAAGAGAAAGTTTTTAGGGttatattttcaaacaattcttaattttttagtttgtgAGCAAGAATAATACTGCTGTATTTGTTAACAACTTAAAAGAGTGTTTATTATCTTATAGTCATCTTAAGACATCATTCTAttttcattaagaaaaaaattgtgatcTTTAAATCACGGTCTAAACAAAGTGTTTAATTAGGTATGATTTGATTCAAAAATACTAAGATATTTAGTCAAAAGTAATTATGTTGTAAGAGATGCTTAAGTTGTTATAGGTCAACATGTCTTCTGTTAACTTTGTAaagctatatatataaaggatTATAGCAAAAACTTTTTTCAAAgctttgtataaaaaaatatctcatgttaagaaaaagttaaataaaactAGAGTTGTGAAAACGTTTCCAATTTTAACATTCAAAGCCTTAAATCTTTTTGTGCCATAAGCTTTATAAGaacattgtttatattttatagttaCCTAAAACTGTTTATAATCTTTATATTCATCATAAAACATTGTTGGATCGAAGTTATAACCATTAATCAAGACACAATCTTTTCTATCTAAGAATGACAATGCAAGGCAGGCCATGCAAGCTCTataggaaaaaataaaagagggttactccctacaccaccacataTTGCTTCCTGTAccatcacaatttttttaaattccaaaactatcctttatattttaaaatatcctacacctcctctttttctcttttttaagtttttagtttttttaagtttttaaattaatatataaatattatttaattttttttaaaattattacttaattatttataaattaattttactttatttaataaaataattataattaatttaatttatgtattattattttaaataataattaaaatactttttaaaaatttattaaaacagatACGGATGTGGTGATATCtgtaaagtttttttctttttaaattttttagttttttattttattatattttaaattaatatgtaaatattatttaatttttttaaaattattatttaattaattataaattaattttattttatttaataaaataattattattaatttaatttatgtattattatttaaataataaaatagtttttaaaaatttattagaacGATCtatgaagttttttctttttaaatttttagtttttaatttattatattttaaattaatatataaataatatttaattaatttaaaattattacttaattatttatgaattaattttattttatttaataaaataattattattaatttaatttatatattattatttaaataataatcaaaatagttttaaaagttttattaaaacggatgtggcaatccgttaacggatgtcgccacatccgttgaagatttttttttttttttaataaaaataataaattaatatataaaatatgtgaacggacggatgtcaacatcggttgaaggtgaaacggatgttgacatccgttttagagAAGGGCAAAATTAGTAAGGGGTGGTGCAGGAAGTAttcggtggtggtggagggagcaactgctaaaataaaattgtgaggCAGGCTAACTAGTTTAGTCTATTGGCCCATTTAAGCCCACCCTGCATAACCCATAACTCACGCAAACTAACAACGAGTTGGCCCGCATTAACTTATATTCTTGAAATTTATTAACACCAACATAACATGTCGTATGTCTTTCTTCTAAGAAACTTGCtcattttcatttcttcttcaatCCATCCAAAAGTAATTTGATCATTCACATTCAGTCCatccaaatattattttagccatttatagttaaaataactcaaatattattttagacaTAAGTGGTtgtatattcaaataatattctaagttattttaccCATAAAATGGCTAAGGTCGAAACAATACTCACTTGTATCTTCATAGTCTTAGTATGTTTAATAAAACTCAATCAAGTTGATAAAGAATTGAATGTACTATGGAATTTAAAGATGAACcagtgtaaaaaaaaatcaagagtTTTCCTTTCCTTAGTCCTTTCATATTGCATGTAATTTACCTTAACTATTCTAAGAATGAGAGATTTGTTAAAACGTCTTTCAAAAGGCTCTTTACATGACATGTTGCTAAAGTTGAAGTTGTGTTTGACAACTCTTCATAAGACACAACTCTTAACATTCTTGCTTAATAGTGTGTTTGTCTTGCTTCAAACTTCATTTGTATAAATCTATTGAAcacaattttttgaaatttttttaaagcttATTAAAACACAATTCAACTCTTCCTTATTATGATTTTGACCTATTTTCATAGTTTTTGTTTGTACCTTTATGTTTaaggaaagaataaaaagaaaactccaTTTTTTATACATTGAAAACTTGTACAAAATTACATAACAAATATGAATAAGAATATGGAAATGGGGAAGTTTTATAAGAAACTATGTGATTTTATCACAATTTATGATCACTTTATTAGATGTTAAccaatttatacataaaataacatttaatttacataaatggttaaaagaataatatgtacataaaaaaaattagtataataagAAGACAACCCATATGAACATGACTAATCACACTATCTTTCTTAATAAAGGTAGAAACCATCAAAGAAGGCAAATAAAAAGCTGACAATATGATTCAGTATTTTGACACGGTTAAGAGAAACGAAGGAATGAATTGTCCCTGATTTATACAAAATATCAACCAATTCACAGTGTAGGAAAACTTTACCTTGATGTATATTATCTGTTTTCCACTTCAAGTAAACCTATCCACTAGTTCCTTGTTATAAAAGGAGTGGAAAAGGTATTGCCATGGGGTATGAGAGAATATATGAAATGGAATTCTGTGAAGGATGAAGAATATGTTTGACAATTTCAAGCTTCCAAGAGAACAAACTTCCAATTCCCAAGGATAGTTTATCATGGAAGAAGTTTAAGTTTGTGTTTTGTAGTCAATGATGGAAATACAAATATGACTCTCactttttttatacaatttgaaggaaaaaagaaaCGTGAATTTGTGAGATTTACGAGAAAATGGTCTTCACTGTAGTgaagagaagaggagagaaaGACAACTCCTAACATGCTAAATTACCTATTTATCCTTGagttttcattctttcatttcacCCTTttcactttatatttttttgtgttttttcaaTGTACATGAAATGCATGAAAGTTGTGTAGCATATAAAGATTCATGAACAAGATTCCTAAACATGAATAGTTCAAATTTGTCGTTGACCATGACCATGGTAACTGAAGCTTTCAATACACCATTAAACTCATGAATAAGTGGTTGGGTTTAAGGTATTTATGTTGTGAGAGTTCAAATTTATGATGCATTTTGGTTTCCTTTACttgttatatttattgttaCTCTTGTGTATTTACGATTGTGATTCTCATATGATTTGTTTACTTTGTACGGTGCATTTGTGAATGTTGATGTTGGCTTCGGTGAAGGCCCAATTATAATCAAACGTGAGATGTGTGAGGTAAGAACAAAGTGATTATGGTAGATTTTCGCATGCAAGAAAAGTGATTGATGACCAAAGAACGCGAGAGAATTGATTTTGAACCATAGAGAATTGATTATcctatgtgtattttttatgaaaaacgATTCTCtcgtctcttttttttttaagcatagttgattattttttttctctaatgtTAAAACTgattatcttttgtttttgcATCTCCCTCTTACTTTTGAAATAGTAATAAATGCTTAAAAATGTAGCTTACATTGCATTTTCTTGGATGCACAATCTTTCTCCTATGTCACTTGTGCTACATCTTAGATGATACACCTCAATGTGGAGTTGCTCACGCATTGTCCCTAAAAACCATAGTTAAACTCGAAAAATGATAACATTATAGCACGTTGTTATTgttgctttcttcttcttttttgctCTTGAAAACTTATTTTGGACCATTACTTTAAACTTTTGCATATAGTAGTGATTATGATGAGCTTTTAGCACctccataataaaaaaaaagtaaattaaaaaaaattctctaccaatataaaatcattttatacaaaacaaaaagtctaaataatatgttaaaaatcatGTAAATGGTTATTTTTGTAAGACAACTAATgtcattatttttcttgaaagttgttataaaaaatactttttacaatatatttacttttttaacatttaaaatatattataaatttaaaatattttcattaaaaaaaacttttaaaaaattatatataaaaagtagaaaattctatttcatttcaatataatttcatcaatttcaattttttttattttaaataataattcacatttgattttatcataatttacactaattacattttattttaaattatctttttaatcaAGGGTcaaattgtaataatttaattttatcaattaaaacatttttttaatctatcaaacTCATCGCGTCATGCaccaattttcataattttttctttcatattccttcatttttcatAATCTTTTTCTTAATCCAAACAACATTATTTTCACATCTTTTTTCCCTCAAATTCACTCTTATAAATCCAAACACAGGTTAAAGGAGTTTTACTTTGTGACATTTGCGAGTGAAAGATTTGATAGAGGAACATCAATTCTCATTAGATTCAAAAGTAATTAGAAAATGCATCagaaagttatttatttatgggATTGGATAATCTCCTTTATACTCTAGCCTAAATGAAGCAAAAATTCAATGCTACTTAAATGAAATGGAAATGTAACCTCGAGGGCATTCTCTTATTGGAGTAGCTTGCAAGACACGTCTTTCTATTTACTTGCAAGCAAGGAAAGAGACTTGCAATGCAAGCTTCCCATTTGATGAGGTGGTACCAACGTAAGCTTCCTAATAACATGTGATGTGATGATGTGACACATTTCTTACACCATGTGGTACCTACTTGCTTTTCTTTAGAGTGGAGCTTGATAGACCTTAATTAGTCCAAATTAAGGCTCAGTTTTGAACAACAATAGTGATACGCCTCAAATAAGAATACTTTATCATTTCCTTTCTcaattaactaataaataacaaattattttaaatttttttatctagaACTTATAtcttagaataaataaaataatcattttaatctcaCATGAAATAgttcaagaaaaaaacatatatttatgaaaaatatcacAAGAGTTAGATTCTCACAACTCAATATCCTTGTATGTctcataaatttgatattacAACATATAAAGGAGAAAATGATGacatagaaaaatcacacactcaaaataaaattttgatcgatatttgagaaagagaaaacaataCATTAATGAAGTGCATAGATGTtaaactctttggcaagtgcaccaaatcgttcaagtaataaaccgtggtaagactaggtatcgttttcccaagagactcgtaatactagaaaattgtgcgattaacaactcatctagactaaaaaacaactcatcatttaagaatatgtgcaaaaagataaattcacaagtaattacaaggttggactttggtattgaaggcacttggaaatggaaaagactagaaatggtatgaaatgacattgttaaggttagttttcaccaatgcactcttgtgtataaccaatttcatctcctctct
This Vigna angularis cultivar LongXiaoDou No.4 chromosome 4, ASM1680809v1, whole genome shotgun sequence DNA region includes the following protein-coding sequences:
- the LOC108330615 gene encoding transcription termination factor MTERF15, mitochondrial; amino-acid sequence: MTLGAKYANARFLGSTSAFSQYRKKIAVANLFQKYGFPSSLIPSFLSRNPSLLQAPLPQLHHSLTTLFSLRIPQNDIVSLLTTNPSLLHHSFYHTLQSRLPHLQTRFPTLSPSTLLNLLLSSTKLHLDPLQLSPKLNALKTDFAFSDATVASILEGFPDVVVTGENEIASVIDFLSGFGIPRDEIDLVVRSFPRVLALGVEQRLMPLFREIKELGFSNREMRSEISRDPRILGMEIGELTRCLRLIESLKCRESIKERVIGSGLMRACFEVKLRVDCLCGYGLTRRDALKVIWKEPRVICYEVGDVERKVEFLVQRMKCSVECLAEVPKYLGVNFEKQIVARYSVVECLRGKGAIGFEFGLKDLVMPSRLRFYNLYVKPYPECEKIYGRFSGCGVQVKTKHPAGLWKLFKPQKFAERDEDVESVRSFMESLV